Proteins from a genomic interval of Acidobacteriota bacterium:
- a CDS encoding sulfatase-like hydrolase/transferase — MTSEGRNRRWVVIAVSVAVVIASAYLVLRSPPGARSVAPNTVETTVTPALSPTLERAPVALNVILITLDTLRSDRISCYGSDLVDTPNIDAFAAEGVRFTNAASTVPFTLPAHASIMTGLYPPGHGVRENVGYVLDDRYPTLAELLGNGGWATGGFVSAFVLDGKWGIGRGFDEYVDDFDLQEMETANMSSVQRDGAETVAAAVTWLDQQPADRPFFLWLHLYDPHEPYTPPEPFNSRYPGRPYDGEVAYTDSLVGEFRRALDERDLLDDSLVIVTSDHGEGLGDHGEEFHGFFVYDSTIHVALIIKPPSRFGAGRVVDRPVSHVDLVPTILDLVGQPLPDDVQGRSLAPLIAGEDVTWDRPVYSESLYPLLHYGWAPLRALRADRFKLIDAPRPELFNLEDDPSEDQNLYERESLRSDEMEVALGELRHHIEIHDQPDEARPELDEATLAQLQALGYVAGQGGVDVEDEEERERADPKDRLQLHQMIMAAQSMMASDELETAESVLGQVLAEDDAILDAHQMMGQISSSQHHPDDAIRHFRRALELNPNHERSLYGLASAYAALERYDEAVVGFQRILDLTGGDARASLAISDIYVELGRFDDAAAVLEEAAAQGDASPYFTNALGEVRVEQGRDDEAMPLFQRAIAEDEGYALPHFNLGVLYEERGDLGPAVAEYERALELAPTFYKAQFNLGKLLASTGDVDQARQLWEGSIESYPEFVQGRYYLAKLLMDTGGSLVRAEVLVREGIELDPEHEEGPLGYYVLADILNRTGRPAEAQQAVAVGRQIQSQQN, encoded by the coding sequence ATGACATCAGAAGGTCGCAACCGCCGTTGGGTAGTCATTGCCGTCAGCGTCGCGGTGGTGATCGCGAGCGCCTACCTCGTTCTCCGCTCCCCGCCGGGCGCCAGGTCAGTGGCTCCGAATACCGTGGAGACAACCGTCACCCCGGCTCTATCCCCGACACTGGAAAGAGCTCCGGTAGCCCTCAACGTCATCCTGATCACCCTCGACACCCTCCGGTCAGACCGGATTTCGTGCTACGGCTCGGACCTCGTGGACACGCCGAACATCGACGCGTTCGCCGCGGAAGGCGTCCGCTTCACCAACGCGGCGAGCACGGTGCCCTTCACCCTGCCGGCGCACGCGTCGATCATGACCGGCCTCTACCCGCCCGGCCACGGGGTCCGCGAGAACGTAGGCTACGTTCTCGATGATCGCTACCCGACGCTCGCCGAGCTGCTCGGGAACGGCGGTTGGGCCACCGGCGGGTTCGTGAGCGCTTTCGTTCTCGACGGCAAGTGGGGGATCGGACGCGGGTTCGACGAGTACGTCGACGACTTCGATTTGCAGGAGATGGAAACCGCCAACATGAGCTCGGTTCAGCGCGACGGTGCGGAAACCGTGGCCGCCGCCGTGACCTGGCTCGACCAACAGCCCGCCGACCGGCCGTTCTTCCTCTGGCTCCACCTCTATGACCCCCACGAGCCGTACACGCCGCCGGAGCCATTCAATTCACGTTATCCGGGCCGACCGTACGACGGCGAGGTGGCCTACACGGACTCACTCGTCGGCGAGTTCCGGCGCGCCCTCGACGAACGGGATCTTCTTGACGACTCGCTGGTCATCGTCACCAGCGATCACGGCGAGGGGCTCGGCGACCACGGTGAGGAGTTCCACGGCTTCTTCGTGTACGACTCGACGATTCACGTTGCTCTGATCATCAAGCCTCCCTCGAGGTTCGGCGCAGGCCGGGTCGTGGATCGGCCGGTGAGCCACGTCGACCTCGTGCCGACCATCCTCGACCTTGTGGGCCAGCCCCTACCCGACGACGTCCAGGGGCGTAGTCTGGCGCCTTTGATCGCCGGCGAGGATGTGACGTGGGACCGACCGGTGTACTCGGAATCTCTGTATCCGCTGCTTCACTACGGGTGGGCGCCCCTTCGGGCCCTCCGCGCGGACCGGTTCAAGTTGATCGACGCCCCTCGCCCGGAGCTCTTCAATCTCGAGGACGATCCGAGCGAGGATCAAAACCTCTACGAGCGGGAGTCCCTTCGATCGGACGAAATGGAGGTCGCACTCGGAGAACTCCGGCACCACATCGAGATCCACGATCAGCCTGACGAAGCTCGACCGGAGCTCGACGAAGCGACGCTCGCACAGCTGCAGGCACTCGGCTACGTGGCGGGCCAGGGCGGGGTCGACGTGGAGGATGAGGAAGAACGTGAGCGCGCCGATCCCAAGGACCGCCTCCAGCTCCACCAGATGATCATGGCCGCCCAGAGCATGATGGCGAGCGATGAGCTTGAAACGGCTGAGAGCGTGCTCGGTCAGGTCCTGGCAGAGGACGACGCGATCCTCGATGCACACCAGATGATGGGACAGATCTCGAGCTCACAGCACCATCCCGACGACGCGATCCGTCATTTCCGGCGGGCTCTCGAGCTGAACCCCAACCACGAGCGATCACTCTACGGCCTGGCCTCGGCCTATGCGGCACTCGAGAGGTACGACGAGGCGGTGGTCGGGTTCCAGCGCATTCTGGATCTCACAGGCGGAGATGCTCGGGCGTCGCTCGCCATCTCCGACATCTATGTCGAGCTCGGGCGCTTTGACGACGCCGCAGCGGTGCTCGAGGAAGCTGCTGCACAAGGCGATGCGTCACCATACTTCACTAACGCCCTCGGCGAGGTGCGCGTCGAGCAGGGTCGCGACGACGAAGCGATGCCCCTGTTCCAGCGGGCTATCGCCGAAGATGAGGGGTACGCCCTGCCTCATTTCAATCTCGGGGTGCTCTACGAGGAGAGAGGGGACCTCGGTCCGGCTGTCGCGGAGTACGAGCGGGCGCTCGAGCTCGCTCCCACCTTCTACAAGGCACAGTTCAACCTCGGCAAGCTTTTGGCCTCGACGGGCGATGTCGATCAGGCCCGCCAGCTGTGGGAAGGGTCGATCGAGTCCTACCCGGAATTCGTCCAGGGCCGGTACTACCTCGCCAAGCTGCTCATGGACACGGGCGGCAGTCTCGTGCGAGCCGA